The proteins below are encoded in one region of Phaseolus vulgaris cultivar G19833 chromosome 1, P. vulgaris v2.0, whole genome shotgun sequence:
- the LOC137814113 gene encoding heterodimeric geranylgeranyl pyrophosphate synthase large subunit 1, chloroplastic-like — MRYTLLSGGKRIRPVLCIAACELVGGLDYAALPAACAVEMVHAMSLIHDDLPCIDNDDLRRGKPTCHKVFGENVAILAGDALQARAFEHVAASTKNVCPTRVVRAIVELAKSMAAEGVAGGQVMDVSSEGLSSEEGLERVELIHLHKSAALLEGAVVLGAIMGGGSDEEVERLRMFGRCVGLMGQVVDDILDVTQSTEKLRKTAGKDLVAGKLTYPKVLGVDKSKEIARKLVEDSKEILVGFDTPKVAPLFAVTNYIAGKIN, encoded by the coding sequence ATGCGCTACACGCTCCTCTCCGGCGGCAAGAGGATTCGTCCGGTGCTCTGCATCGCCGCGTGCGAGCTCGTCGGAGGCCTCGATTACGCCGCCCTACCCGCCGCATGCGCCGTCGAGATGGTTCACGCCATGTCGCTCATCCACGACGACTTGCCCTGCATTGACAACGATGACCTCCGGCGAGGGAAGCCGACGTGCCACAAGGTCTTCGGCGAGAACGTGGCGATCCTCGCCGGCGATGCGCTGCAGGCGCGCGCGTTCGAGCACGTGGCGGCGTCGACGAAGAACGTGTGTCCCACCCGCGTGGTTCGCGCGATAGTGGAATTGGCGAAATCAATGGCCGCGGAAGGCGTTGCGGGGGGACAAGTGATGGATGTGAGTTCGGAAGGGTTGTCGAGTGAGGAGGGTTTGGAGAGAGTGGAATTGATTCACCTTCACAAATCGGCGGCGTTGTTGGAAGGTGCGGTTGTGTTGGGGGCAATAATGGGGGGTGGGTCGGACGAGGAAGTTGAGAGATTAAGGATGTTTGGTCGTTGCGTTGGGTTGATGGGTCAGgttgtggatgatattcttgaTGTTACTCAATCGACGGAGAAATTGAGGAAGACTGCGGGGAAGGACTTGGTGGCTGGTAAACTGACATATCCCAAGGTTTTGGGGGTGGATAAGTCTAAGGAGATTGCTCGGAAATTGGTGGAGGATTCCAAGGAAATCTTGGTTGGGTTTGATACCCCAAAGGTAGCTCCACTCTTTGCTGTAACTAATTACATTGCAGGCAAAATCAATTAG
- the LOC137814106 gene encoding polygalacturonase inhibitor-like, whose product MVTVFRLCFLTLLFFSPVAFSELCNPEDKKVLLQIKKDFKNPYLLASWNPDTDCCQWYCVECHPQTHRITSLLISSSVPDTNLSGPIPPSVGHLPYLETLRFHKLPKLTGPIQPTIANLTKLKELYISWTNISGPVPHSLAQLINLQFLDLSFNNLSGPIPSSLSQLPNLLSLRLDRNKLTGPIPDSFGSFKRSGPSLLLSHNQLSGPIPASLAHIDPQRIDFSRNKLEGDASMLFGRNKTTQMVDVSRNLLAFDLSTVEFPTSLISLDLNHNNITGKIPVGLTAVGFLQGFNVSYNRLCGEIPQGGRLQKFDVDAYFHNKCLCGSPLPNCN is encoded by the coding sequence ATGGTTACTGTGTTTAGACTATGCTTTCTCACGCTGTTGTTCTTCTCCCCAGTTGCATTCTCTGAACTGTGCAACCCAGAGGACAAGAAAGTGTTGCTGCAAATAAAAAAGGACTTCAAAAACCCTTACCTTCTAGCATCATGGAACCCAGACACCGATTGCTGTCAATGGTACTGCGTCGAGTGCCACCCTCAAACGCACCGCATCACCTCCCTCCTCATTTCATCCTCTGTTCCCGATACCAATTTATCGGGCCCAATACCACCTTCCGTCGGTCACCTCCCTTACCTAGAGACCCTCCGATTCCACAAGCTTCCTAAACTCACTGGCCCAATTCAGCCCACCATCGCCAACCTCACTAAACTCAAGGAGCTCTATATCAGCTGGACCAACATCTCCGGCCCAGTACCCCATTCTCTGGCCCAGCTCATCAATCTCCAGTTTCTCGACCTTTCCTTTAATAACCTCTCCGGCCCCATACCAAGCTCGCTTTCCCAGTTGCCTAACCTCTTGTCCCTGCGCTTGGACCGGAACAAGCTCACGGGCCCCATCCCGGACTCCTTTGGGTCATTCAAGAGGTCTGGCCCAAGCCTTCTGCTGTCCCACAACCAGCTTTCGGGGCCCATTCCGGCTTCTCTGGCCCACATAGACCCACAACGCATAGACTTTTCAAGGAACAAACTGGAAGGCGACGCTTCCATGCTTTTCGGGAGAAACAAAACGACGCAGATGGTTGACGTTTCGAGGAACCTGTTGGCGTTTGATTTATCCACAGTGGAGTTCCCCACCAGCTTGATATCGTTGGATTTGAATCACAATAACATCACTGGAAAGATTCCTGTGGGATTGACCGCAGTAGGTTTTCTGCAGGGGTTCAACGTCAGCTATAATCGACTTTGTGGTGAGATTCCGCAGGGAGGACGACTGCAGAAGTTTGATGTCGATGCATACTTTCATAACAAGTGCTTGTGTGGATCCCCCCTTCCCAACTGTAACTGA
- the LOC137814115 gene encoding small ribosomal subunit protein uS10y-like: MAYAAMKPTKPGLEESQEQIHKIRITLSSKHVKNLEKVCTDLVRGAKDKRLRVKGPVRMPTKVLNITTRKSPCGEGTNTWDRFELRVHKRVIDLYSSPEVVKQITSITIEPGVEVEVTIADA, from the exons ATGGCGTACGCTGCGATGAAGCCTACTAAGCCCGGCTTGGAGGAATCTCAGGAACAGATCCACAAGATAAGGATCACCCTCTCCTCCAAGCACGTCAAAAATCTCGAGAAGG TTTGTACGGACTTGGTTCGCGGTGCAAAGGACAAGCGCCTCAGGGTTAAGGGACCTGTTAGGATGCCAACTAAGGTTCTTAACATCACTACAAGGAAATCCCCTTGCGGTGAAG GTACCAACACATGGGACAGATTTGAACTTCGTGTGCACAAGAGAGTCATTGACCTCTACAGTTCACCAGAAGTTGTTAAGCAGATTACCTCGATCACGATTGAACCTGGTGTTGAGGTTGAGGTGACCATTGCAGACGCCTGA
- the LOC137814114 gene encoding uncharacterized protein encodes MVTVNLGMLHYVLDHIYGAFMHRTKMSTPFFSRGWGGTKLEMLEKMINQLFPEVAGQNWPPKLIEPVWRTVWETKNASLREGVFRTPCEEQLLGALPPESHTARVAFLMPKSVSPNRMACVVHLAGTGDHTFERRLRLGGPLMKENIATMVLESPFYGQRRPVLQRGAKLLCVSDLLLLGRATIEEARSLLHWLDYEKGFGKMGICGLSMGGVHAAMVGSLHPTPVATLPFLSPHSAVVAFCEGILKHGTAWEALREDLAAQKVAMTLEDVRERMRNVLSLTDVTRFPVPKSPSAVIFVAATDDGYIPKHSVLELQKAWPGSEVRWVTGGHVSSFILHNDEFRRAIKDGLDRLPWKESQL; translated from the exons ATGGTGACGGTGAATCTGGGAATGCTTCATTATGTGTTGGACCACATTTATGGAGCATTCATGCACCGAACTAAGATGAGCACCCCGTTTTTCTCCCGAGGGTGGGGTGGCACGAAACTTGAGATGCTGGAGAAGATGATAAATCAATTGTTCCCGGAAGTGGCGGGGCAGAATTGGCCTCCGAAGTTGATTGAACCGGTTTGGAGAACCGTTTGGGAGACAAAGAATGCGAGTTTGAGAGAAGGGGTATTCAGAACCCCTTGTGAGGAGCAACTGCTAGGTGCATTGCCCCCCGAGAGCCACACTGCAAGGGTTGCATTCCTCATGCCCAAGTCTGTGTCCCCCAACAGAATGGCCTGTGTTGTTCATCTTGCAG GAACCGGAGACCATACATTTGAGAGAAGATTGCGTCTTGGTGGACCACTGATGAAGGAAAACATTGCAACCATGGTACTTGAGAG TCCATTTTATGGACAAAGGAGGCCTGTGCTGCAGCGTGGTGCAAAACTTTTGTGTGTTAGTGACTTGCTTTTATTAGGAAGAGCAACCATTGAAGAGGCACGCAGTCTCTTACACTGGTTGGACTATGAGAAAGGTTTTGGCAAGATGGGTATTTGTGGACTTAGTATGG GAGGAGTACATGCTGCCATGGTTGGATCACTTCACCCTACACCTGTAGCAACGCTACCTTTTCTGTCTCCACATTCTGCCGTTGTGGCATTCTGTGAGGGGATTTTAAAGCATGGCACTGCCTGGGAAGCACTGAGGGAGGATCTTGCAGCCCAGAAGGTTGCAATGACTCTCGAGGATGTTAGAGAACGAATGAGAAATGTTCTCTCTCTCACAGATGTCACACGTTTTCCAGTTCCCAAAAGCCCAAGTGCTGTAATTTTTGTTGCCGCCACT GATGATGGATACATCCCCAAGCACTCAGTCCTGGAACTTCAGAAAGCTTGGCCAGGTTCTGAGGTGAGATGGGTCACAGGTGGGCATGTCTCATCCTTCATTCTCCACAATGATGAGTTTCGAAGAGCCATTAAAGATGGTCTTGATAGATTACCATGGAAAGAGTCTCAGTTGTGA
- the LOC137814105 gene encoding 3,9-dihydroxypterocarpan 6A-monooxygenase-like translates to MDAAGATLLGYIFSFSLAFILFTLLLKSLGILQTKNGSVGAPPSPPSLPIIGHLHLVGSVVPKSFQALARRYGPLIQLRLGASTCVVVSNAQVAKEVMKTHDLNFCYRPQFGSSENYSYKGSDFVTAPYGPYWRFIKKLCVTQLLSTTQLGRLRHIRQQEIEKLLKSLLECSSEGRETNLNRDLAALTNNVLCRMAMSTTCCLDDVNDGEDIIGLVTEFMHMGAKLSMGEVLGPLGKFDLFGYGKKLVRIVGKFDGILERILQEHEANNSERGDMMDILLRVHKDPNAEMRLTRNDIKAFFLDIFLAGTDTSSTASQWAMAEIMNNPGVLTKVREEIDAVVGSSRLVTESDLPNLPYLQAVVKEVLRLHPTAPFALRESAEDCTINGYDIKSQTRTLINVYAIMRDPEAWANPEEFIPERFLLDDSDEMKGGDFRYLPFGSGRRGCPGSSLALTVIQGTVASLIQCFEWKTKGGERVCLEEGSSFSTGLAKPLVCYPVTRFNPF, encoded by the exons ATGGATGCTGCTGGTGCAACCCTTttgggttacatcttctccttCTCCTTAGCTTTCATTCTTTTCACTCTACTTTTGAAGTCCCTTGGCATTTTACAAACAAAAAATGGCAGTGTTGGAGCTCCACCATCTCCACCATCGCTTCCCATTATCGGTCATCTCCACCTTGTGGGTTCCGTTGTACCGAAATCATTCCAAGCTCTGGCTCGCCGTTATGGCCCTCTCATTCAGCTCCGTTTAGGTGCCTCAACATGCGTAGTTgtctccaacgcccaagtcgcCAAAGAAGTCATGAAAACACATGACCTCAATTTCTGTTACCGACCCCAGTTTGGATCCTCAGAGAACTACTCGTACAAAGGCTCTGATTTCGTCACTGCCCCATATGGCCCTTATTGGCGCTTCATCAAAAAGCTTTGCGTTACTCAACTTCTCTCCACCACGCAGCTTGGGCGCTTACGGCACATCCGGCAGCAGGAGATAGAGAAGCTCTTGAAATCTCTCCTGGAGTGTTCCTCTGAAGGCAGGGAAACGAATTTGAACCGTGATCTTGCTGCTTTGACCAACAATGTCCTGTGTCGGATGGCCATGAGTACGACCTGTTGTTTGGACGACGTTAATGATGGTGAGGATATTATTGGCCTGGTGACGGAGTTTATGCACATGGGAGCAAAGTTGAGCATGGGTGAGGTGTTGGGACCTTTGGGAAAGTTTGACTTGTTTGGGTATGGGAAGAAGCTTGTCAGAATAGTTGGTAAATTCGACGGGATTTTGGAGCGCATCTTACAGGAACATGAAGCGAACAACTCCGAAAGAGGGGACATGATGGATATTCTATTGCGAGTCCACAAAGATCCAAATGCTGAGATGAGGTTAACAAGGAATGATATCAAGGCCTTCTTCCTG GATATTTTCCTAGCGGGAACAGACACGTCTTCAACAGCGTCCCAATGGGCCATGGCAGAAATCATGAACAACCCAGGAGTGTTGACGAAGGTGAGGGAAGAGATTGATGCAGTGGTGGGTTCTAGCAGGTTGGTTACTGAATCAGACCTTCCAAATCTACCTTATCTCCAAGCTGTTGTGAAGGAAGTGCTAAGACTCCACCCAACGGCACCATTCGCTCTTAGAGAATCGGCAGAGGACTGCACCATCAACGGGTATGATATAAAGAGCCAGACACGGACACTGATCAATGTGTACGCCATCATGCGGGACCCAGAAGCGTGGGCGAATCCAGAGGAGTTTATACCAGAAAGGTTCTTGTTGGACGACAGTGATGAGATGAAGGGTGGTGATTTCAGGTACCTTCCATTTGGATCTGGGAGGAGGGGATGTCCTGGATCTTCACTTGCCCTAACGGTTATACAAGGGACAGTTGCATCACTGATCCAATGTTTTGAATGGAAGACGAAAGGGGGAGAGAGGGTTTGTTTGGAAGAAGGATCATCATTTTCTACAGGATTGGCAAAACCACTTGTTTGTTACCCTGTCACTCGTTTTAATCCTTTTTAA
- the LOC137814112 gene encoding cytochrome P450 93A3-like, with product MAFQVLLVCLISTIVIVFILRTKQNKTLLPPSPMALPIIGHLHLLSPLPHQDFHKLSIRYGPIMHLFLGSVPCLVASTAEAAKEFLKTHESSFSNRPVQTVAVEALTYGFQDFFFAPYGPYWKFMKKLCMSELLGSRMLEQLLPVRQEENKRFIQRVLEKGVAGEAVDFGGELMTLSNNIVSRMAVSRTSTENEKDVEEMRKLVADAAELVGKFNISDSIWFLKRFDLQGFNMRLNETRDRFDAVLDRIIKRREEERRNNNQTGGTRPFKDMLDVLLDIFEDESSEMKLNKDKIKAFILDIFVAGTDTSSLTIEWAMAELMNHPHVLEKARLEIDAVVGKSRIVEESDIKNLPYLQAIVKETFRLHPAGPLLFRESSRSVVVCGYNIPANTRLFINVWAIGRDPNQWKNPLEFRPERFIDEEGNGHGELDVRGQSFHLLPFGTGRRRCPGISLALQILHVNLAAIIQCFQLKVNGGNDKVDMEEKSGLTLPRAHPLICVPIPRLNPFPAM from the exons ATGGCTTTTCAAGTGTTACTCGTTTGTTTGATCTCCACCATCGTGATTGTATTCATACTGcgaacaaaacaaaacaagacGCTCCTTCCACCAAGTCCAATGGCCCTCCCCATCATTGGCCACCTCCACCTTCTCTCCCCATTACCTCACCAAGATTTTCACAAGCTTTCAATCCGCTATGGACCCATCATGCACCTTTTCCTCGGCTCAGTCCCTTGTTTGGTGGCTTCAACCGCAGAAGCAGCCAAAGAGTTCCTCAAAACTCACGAATCCTCCTTCTCCAACCGCCCAGTTCAAACCGTGGCCGTTGAGGCCTTAACCTACGGATTCCAAGACTTCTTCTTCGCGCCTTACGGACCCTATTGGAAGTTCATGAAGAAACTGTGCATGTCTGAACTTCTCGGTAGCCGCATGTTAGAGCAGCTCCTTCCCGTGAGGCAGGAAGAGAACAAGAGATTCATCCAACGCGTGCTCGAAAAAGGGGTGGCTGGTGAGGCCGTGGATTTTGGAGGAGAGTTGATGACACTCTCGAATAACATCGTGTCGAGAATGGCTGTGAGTCGGACGAGTACTGAAAACGAGAAGGACGTTGAAGAGATGAGGAAGCTGGTGGCGGATGCCGCAGAGCTTGTGGGGAAGTTCAACATATCGGACTCCATTTGGTTCTTGAAGCGTTTCGATTTGCAGGGATTCAACATGAGGCTCAACGAAACTCGGGACAGGTTTGATGCCGTGTTGGACAGAATCATAAAGCGGCGTGAGGAGGAAAGAAGGAACAACAACCAAACCGGTGGAACACGTCCGTTTAAGGATATGCTTGATGTTTTATTGGACATCTTCGAAGATGAAAGTTCTGAAATGAAACTCAACAAAGACAAAATTAAGGCCTTCATCCTG GACATATTTGTTGCTGGGACAGACACGTCATCACTAACCATAGAATGGGCTATGGCAGAGTTAATGAACCATCCACATGTGTTGGAGAAGGCAAGGCTTGAAATAGATGCAGTGGTTGGAAAGAGTAGAATCGTAGAAGAATCAGACATTAAGAACCTTCCTTACCTGCAAGCCATTGTTAAAGAAACATTTAGGCTTCACCCAGCTGGTCCATTACTTTTTAGAGAGTCATCAAGAAGTGTAGTGGTGTGTGGGTATAATATTCCAGCCAACACTCGATTGTTCATCAACGTTTGGGCTATTGGTAGGGACCCCAATCAGTGGAAAAACCCTCTTGAGTTCAGGCCAGAGAGGTTTATTGATGAAGAGGGAAATGGGCATGGTGAATTGGATGTAAGGGGACAAagttttcatcttcttccttttgGAACTGGAAGAAGAAGGTGCCCTGGTATATCTCTGGCATTACAAATTCTGCATGTGAACCTTGCTGCTATCATTCAGTGTTTCCAGTTAAAGGTTAATGGTGGCAATGACAAGGTGGACATGGAAGAGAAGTCTGGCCTCACTCTTCCAAGGGCTCACCCCTTGATTTGTGTCCCTATTCCAAGGCTTAACCCTTTCCCTGCTATGTGA
- the LOC137814111 gene encoding cytochrome P450 93A2-like, whose protein sequence is MADYYQDYILLFITCLVSTIVVRAILSRKQNKSNRPPSPQALPIIGHLHLLAPIPHQALHKLSTRYGPIMHLFLGSVPCVIASTPEAAREFLKTHETRFSNRPQSSAVDFLTYGSQDFSFAPYGPYWKFMKRICMSELLGGPTLSQLLPVRRQETLRFLRLVLNKGEADEAIDVGRELLTLSNNVVSRMIMSQTCSQDDTEAEEVRKLVQDTVLLTGKFNVSDFVWFFKNWDVQGFGKRLKEIRDRFDTMMERAIKEHQEERKKRKEVGSGGDGQIKNLLDVLLDIHEDENSDIKLTKENIKAFILDVFMAGTDTAASTIVWALAELINHPDVMERAREEIDAVIGSGRLVEESDLVNLSYLQAIVKETLRIHPTGPLIVRESSESCTIWGYEIPPKTQLFVNVWAIGRDPKHWENPLEFRPERFLSEEENGKSQLDVRGQYFHLIPFGSGRRGCPGTSLALQVVQTNLAAMIQCFEWKVKGGNETVDMEEKPGITLSRAHPLVCVPVPRLNPFPPL, encoded by the exons ATGGCTGATTATTACCAAGACTACATCCTGCTTTTCATCACATGTTTAGTCTCCACAATCGTGGTTCGAGCCATACTCAgcagaaaacaaaacaagagTAATAGACCACCAAGTCCACAAGCCTTACCCATCATTGGACATCTCCACCTTCTTGCTCCAATACCTCACCAGGCTCTTCACAAGCTCTCTACTCGCTATGGACCCATAATGCATCTTTTCCTTGGCTCTGTGCCTTGTGTCATTGCTTCCACACCCGAAGCTGCTAGAGAATTCCTTAAAACTCACGAAACCCGTTTCTCCAACCGCCCGCAAAGTTCTGCAGTTGATTTTCTAACATATGGCTCCCAGGACTTCTCTTTTGCGCCATATGGACCTTATTGGAAATTCATGAAGAGAATATGCATGTCGGAACTTCTGGGGGGTCCCACGCTAAGTCAGCTACTTCCTGTGAGGAGACAAGAGACGTTAAGGTTTCTGAGGCTTGTGCTCAATAAAGGGGAGGCGGATGAGGCTATTGATGTTGGGAGAGAACTTTTGACGCTCTCGAATAATGTTGTGTCGAGGATGATTATGAGCCAAACATGTTCTCAAGATGACACTGAAGCTGAAGAGGTGAGGAAGTTGGTGCAAGACACTGTTCTTCTCACTGGGAAGTTTAATGTGTCAGATTTCGTTTGGTTCTTTAAGAACTGGGATGTGCAGGGGTTCGGGAAAAGACTCAAGGAAATTCGAGACAGGTTTGACACCATGATGGAGAGGGCGATCAAGGAGCATCAAGAGGAAAGGAAGAAGAGAAAGGAAGTGGGAAGTGGAGGAGATGGCCAAATCAAGAATCTACTTGATGTATTATTGGACATACATGAAGATGAGAACTCTGACATAAAATTGACAAAAGAGAACATAAAGGCCTTCATCTTG GACGTGTTCATGGCAGGAACAGACACTGCAGCCTCGACAATCGTATGGGCTTTGGCTGAGTTGATTAACCACCCAGATGTGATGGAGAGAGCAAGGGAGGAGATTGATGCTGTGATTGGAAGTGGTAGATTAGTAGAAGAGTCAGACCTTGTCAACCTTTCTTACCTACAAGCTATAGTCAAAGAAACCCTGAGGATTCACCCCACAGGTCCATTAATTGTCAGAGAATCGTCTGAAAGCTGCACTATCTGGGGCTATGAGATTCCACCCAAGACTCAGTTGTTTGTTAATGTGTGGGCTATTGGTAGGGATCCCAAACACTGGGAGAACCCACTTGAGTTTAGACCAGAGAGGTTTCTTAGTGAAGAGGAAAATGGTAAGAGCCAGTTAGATGTGAGGGGACAATATTTTCATCTGATTCCATTTGGGAGTGGAAGAAGAGGTTGTCCTGGAACCTCACTGGCTTTGCAGGTTGTACAGACCAATCTTGCTGCTATGATTCAGTGCTTTGAATGGAAAGTTAAAGGAGGCAATGAGACTGTTGACATGGAAGAGAAACCTGGGATAACTCTTTCAAGGGCTCATCCATTGGTTTGTGTTCCTGTTCCTAGGCTTAATCCTTTTCCTCCCCTGTGA